In Luteibaculum oceani, the following are encoded in one genomic region:
- a CDS encoding alpha-ketoacid dehydrogenase subunit alpha/beta, with the protein MSDKVQEKEASAAVDHKAFIEEILNDYRLACVSREASLLGRKEVLTGKAKFGIFGDGKELAQIALAKHFKHGDFRSGYYRDQTWLMALNLLSVKQFFAGIYAHADVAAEPTSGGRQMGGHFSSPLLNEDGSWRNLTEQYNVSADISPTAGQMPRLLGLAQASKVYRNSVELKDLTQFSKEGNEIAFGSIGDASTSEGLFWETLNAAGVLQVPMVMSVWDDGYGISVSKDKQTTKSSISEALAGFQRTQTKPGFEILKTKGWDYAHLIKTYQRATQIARDEHIPVLVHVEEVTQPQGHSTSGSHERYKNEERLQWEKDFDCVAKFKEWILNFKVNGRPIASEDELNQIGKEAKKQVRKEQKEAWEEFTTPIQGERQEIISLLNNLASSSENSGRISTLAENLKKAIDPYRKENIQAARKALQITRKEKSAEKDAVATWLKAQLKDNGERYSSHLYSESEWSPLNVERVEPIFGEEKVDGRVVLRKNFEALFSWHPEILTFGEDTGKIGGVNQSMEGMQEQFGEIRVSDTGIREATILGQGIGLAMRGLRPIAEIQYLDYLLYALQIMSDDLATVHYRSKGQQKAPVIVRTRGHRLEGIWHSGSPMGAIINSLRGIHVCVPRNMVIAAGLYNTLIKGDDPALVIEPLNGYRTKEQLPTNLGMYTTPLGIPEIVREGSDVTMVSYGSTCNLAEKACQELTELGIDVELIDVVTLLPFDIENKIAESLKKTNRLVIVDEDVDGGATAFIMKKILQDQGGYFSLDSEPLCINAKDHRPAYGTDGDYFSKPSIDDIVEKTYGLFNELNPDEYPAII; encoded by the coding sequence ATGTCGGATAAAGTGCAGGAAAAAGAGGCTTCAGCCGCTGTAGACCACAAAGCTTTTATAGAGGAAATCCTCAACGATTATCGTTTAGCATGTGTTAGCCGCGAAGCTTCTTTATTGGGTAGAAAGGAAGTTTTAACTGGTAAGGCGAAATTCGGAATCTTCGGAGACGGAAAAGAGCTTGCCCAAATTGCACTTGCCAAACATTTTAAACACGGTGATTTTAGATCAGGCTATTACCGCGACCAAACGTGGCTGATGGCACTTAACTTATTATCGGTAAAACAGTTTTTTGCTGGTATTTATGCTCATGCTGATGTTGCCGCGGAACCTACTTCTGGTGGAAGGCAGATGGGAGGTCACTTTTCATCACCACTATTAAATGAAGATGGCTCCTGGAGAAATCTAACCGAACAATATAATGTCTCGGCAGATATTTCCCCAACAGCGGGTCAAATGCCAAGACTTCTAGGTTTAGCGCAAGCATCCAAAGTATACCGTAACAGTGTTGAATTAAAAGATTTAACTCAATTTTCTAAAGAAGGTAACGAGATTGCTTTTGGTTCTATTGGTGATGCCAGTACCTCAGAAGGTTTATTCTGGGAAACATTAAATGCTGCTGGTGTATTGCAGGTTCCAATGGTTATGTCTGTGTGGGATGACGGTTATGGAATTTCCGTTTCCAAAGACAAACAAACCACCAAGTCTAGTATTTCTGAAGCATTAGCTGGATTCCAAAGAACACAGACTAAACCTGGATTTGAAATACTCAAGACCAAAGGTTGGGATTACGCCCACTTAATTAAGACTTATCAAAGAGCAACTCAAATAGCTCGCGACGAACATATTCCTGTATTGGTGCATGTTGAAGAGGTTACCCAACCTCAGGGGCACTCTACCAGTGGATCTCACGAACGCTATAAAAACGAAGAACGCCTTCAATGGGAGAAAGACTTCGATTGTGTAGCAAAGTTTAAGGAGTGGATTTTAAATTTCAAGGTAAACGGAAGACCCATCGCTTCTGAAGACGAGCTGAACCAAATTGGTAAAGAAGCTAAGAAGCAAGTTCGAAAAGAACAAAAAGAAGCTTGGGAAGAGTTTACCACCCCAATTCAGGGAGAGCGTCAAGAAATTATTTCCCTTCTCAACAATTTAGCATCAAGCTCCGAAAATTCTGGAAGAATTAGCACGCTTGCTGAAAACTTGAAAAAAGCAATAGATCCATACAGAAAGGAGAATATCCAAGCTGCAAGAAAGGCATTGCAAATAACCAGAAAAGAAAAAAGTGCTGAAAAAGATGCGGTTGCTACATGGCTAAAAGCCCAGCTTAAAGACAATGGAGAAAGATACTCTTCTCACCTTTACTCAGAAAGTGAATGGAGCCCACTAAACGTAGAACGCGTTGAGCCCATTTTTGGAGAAGAAAAGGTAGACGGAAGAGTAGTACTTAGAAAGAATTTTGAGGCCTTGTTCAGCTGGCATCCTGAGATTCTAACTTTTGGAGAAGACACCGGGAAAATTGGTGGAGTGAACCAAAGTATGGAAGGGATGCAAGAGCAATTTGGCGAAATTAGAGTGAGCGATACAGGTATCCGCGAAGCAACCATTCTTGGTCAGGGAATTGGTTTGGCGATGAGAGGACTAAGACCCATTGCCGAAATTCAATACCTAGATTACCTACTCTATGCTCTGCAGATTATGTCTGATGACTTAGCGACTGTTCATTACAGAAGCAAAGGGCAACAGAAAGCTCCAGTAATTGTTAGAACTAGAGGTCACCGTTTAGAGGGGATTTGGCACTCTGGATCGCCTATGGGAGCAATTATTAACTCCCTGCGCGGAATTCATGTTTGCGTTCCAAGAAACATGGTTATAGCGGCGGGATTATACAACACACTTATAAAAGGTGATGACCCTGCTTTGGTGATCGAGCCTCTAAATGGATACCGCACTAAGGAACAACTTCCAACTAACCTTGGTATGTACACTACACCTCTAGGTATTCCAGAAATTGTTAGAGAAGGAAGTGATGTTACCATGGTATCCTACGGTTCTACCTGCAACCTTGCAGAGAAGGCTTGTCAAGAGCTTACGGAATTAGGCATCGATGTAGAGCTGATTGATGTTGTTACCCTATTACCTTTCGACATCGAAAACAAAATCGCTGAATCGTTGAAGAAAACTAACCGATTGGTTATTGTAGACGAAGATGTAGATGGTGGAGCGACGGCATTTATTATGAAGAAAATTCTTCAAGATCAAGGTGGATATTTTAGCCTTGACTCCGAGCCGCTTTGCATCAACGCAAAAGATCACAGACCAGCGTACGGAACCGATGGAGATTATTTCTCTAAACCAAGCATAGACGACATCGTAGAAAAAACATACGGATTGTTCAATGAACTCAACCCGGATGAATACCCCGCAATTATTTAA
- a CDS encoding ATP-dependent zinc protease family protein: MVPHLKVMQIVGRAEVLAFPKLGIPQVKAKVDTGADSSAIHATRIKVSKSGEKEQLSCWLLGKGPFLFTEYQRKSVKSSNGSSEKRYAIKLSVQLGSKVYKTWFTLTNRNKMSYPILLGKKFLRGKFIVDVSKKNTIPLK, translated from the coding sequence TTGGTCCCACATTTAAAGGTTATGCAAATAGTAGGTAGAGCCGAGGTTTTAGCTTTTCCCAAGCTTGGAATTCCCCAAGTAAAAGCTAAGGTGGATACGGGAGCCGATTCATCTGCCATTCATGCCACTAGAATAAAGGTGAGTAAGAGTGGTGAGAAAGAACAGCTTTCGTGTTGGTTATTGGGAAAGGGGCCATTTTTGTTTACCGAGTATCAGCGGAAATCAGTAAAAAGTTCTAATGGTAGCAGTGAGAAGAGGTATGCAATAAAGTTGTCTGTTCAACTGGGGTCTAAGGTTTATAAAACCTGGTTTACCCTTACCAATAGAAATAAAATGAGTTACCCGATTTTACTCGGCAAAAAATTCCTGAGAGGGAAGTTTATCGTAGATGTATCAAAGAAAAATACCATTCCATTAAAATGA
- a CDS encoding PspC domain-containing protein, which produces MNKTVTINLAGFSFTIEEQAYEELKTYLDTIRSFLSDEEDVDEIMLDIERRVAELMQDRLTENREVLDQTDVEHVMDILGDPSYFKGDNSDAETEESGSKSRKGRTRKIYRNPDNQIIGGVCGGLGAYFNVDPIIFRLIFVLSLIIWGVGILPYIILWAVIPEAKTTAEKLEMEGEDVNIENIKNRFKKESENVKKSFQNFKNGKGSKAGSQISDGLHQILEFIAALFKMIWNVAKKFLGIGAIIAGSLLSVAGIMILFGAVFNFPFVTVNEMGAFTSHEFATLFFDTTSEFNFIVFTGLLFLFTLVAALLISGFSALGFRPKNRTFIGISIPVILIISLCIFVSFTASAVFQFKNKAKFTEKIILDQVPSDTLIIGAREDGYFSPHFVHHQDHILDLLTIEDDVFVSGRVFVDVAPARDSLWMVEVKKYAHGKTTKEAREKAEGIQYNWNQNGQHLWFDPIFTWDKNLKYRAQEVWITIHVPKDKIIFLSEGTDRVIYDIDNVQNMYDGRMVSKYWKMSSKGLTLSE; this is translated from the coding sequence ATGAATAAGACGGTAACCATAAACTTAGCAGGATTTTCTTTCACCATTGAAGAACAGGCTTACGAAGAACTAAAAACCTATTTAGATACTATCAGAAGCTTTTTATCGGACGAGGAAGATGTCGATGAAATAATGCTGGATATTGAACGCAGAGTAGCGGAACTCATGCAAGATCGATTAACCGAAAACCGCGAGGTTCTAGATCAAACCGATGTAGAACATGTAATGGATATTTTGGGAGATCCGTCCTATTTCAAGGGAGACAATAGCGACGCAGAAACGGAGGAATCTGGTTCAAAATCGCGTAAGGGTAGAACCAGAAAAATATACCGTAACCCCGACAATCAGATTATTGGTGGTGTATGTGGCGGATTGGGTGCATATTTTAATGTAGACCCCATTATTTTTCGACTAATTTTTGTGCTGTCCCTCATTATTTGGGGCGTTGGAATCTTGCCTTACATTATATTGTGGGCTGTAATTCCTGAAGCCAAAACCACAGCCGAAAAACTCGAAATGGAGGGCGAAGATGTAAACATTGAAAACATCAAAAATCGGTTTAAAAAAGAGAGTGAGAACGTAAAAAAATCATTCCAAAATTTTAAAAATGGTAAGGGAAGCAAAGCCGGTTCTCAAATTTCAGATGGATTACATCAAATTCTAGAATTTATTGCTGCCCTTTTTAAGATGATATGGAATGTGGCCAAAAAATTCCTCGGGATTGGTGCCATTATAGCAGGATCTCTCCTGAGTGTTGCGGGAATAATGATTCTTTTCGGTGCAGTATTCAATTTCCCATTTGTAACAGTAAATGAGATGGGAGCATTTACCAGCCACGAGTTTGCAACCCTATTTTTCGACACAACATCGGAATTCAATTTCATAGTATTCACCGGTTTGCTATTCCTATTCACTTTGGTAGCAGCACTTTTAATTTCTGGATTTTCTGCCTTGGGGTTCAGGCCTAAAAACAGAACATTTATAGGAATTAGCATCCCGGTGATACTCATTATCTCGCTGTGTATATTCGTCTCCTTTACCGCGTCGGCTGTTTTCCAGTTTAAAAACAAAGCAAAGTTTACCGAGAAAATCATTTTAGATCAGGTACCCAGTGACACCCTAATAATCGGCGCCAGAGAAGACGGATATTTTTCGCCTCATTTTGTGCACCACCAAGACCATATACTAGATCTACTTACTATAGAAGATGATGTATTTGTTTCGGGAAGAGTGTTTGTTGATGTGGCCCCTGCACGAGATAGCTTGTGGATGGTTGAGGTAAAAAAGTATGCGCACGGTAAAACCACCAAGGAAGCAAGAGAAAAAGCTGAGGGGATCCAGTACAACTGGAATCAAAATGGACAACATCTTTGGTTCGATCCCATTTTTACTTGGGATAAAAACTTAAAATATCGTGCACAAGAGGTATGGATTACAATTCATGTCCCAAAAGACAAAATCATTTTCCTGTCAGAAGGTACAGACCGAGTTATTTATGATATTGACAATGTTCAAAACATGTATGATGGACGGATGGTCAGTAAATATTGGAAAATGAGCAGTAAAGGACTTACCCTTTCAGAATAA
- a CDS encoding T9SS type A sorting domain-containing protein, protein MKYLLAAIAILVQLLAFSQNYNLRQFESLKEVEVNNIINTGEDILYAATEGGVYKSDNGGLDWVLYNTGLSQVNDDRWRVTNGIQELYNTPDGIFLITNYHALFKEVNGSWEHVLANYEVYDLAFYNGEMYISGAEIEDSYFRVFYKVKDLNSEPEFLRTFGYDNFMKAEPLTALSDGIILGEPGGVILYDGEGFTKLNSEENFIIPHNIYGTSSSDFYVVHKPLFLFYLRDNLYHYDGTELKLTSPKVSIPFYVHHLFTNGEDVYISGYEGTEFTSIPRVLKLVEVLGSDQWIETSGYADGVTPIFKGMVSFGVSNYLYFTQNGIWFSASNLGGTTQRRESGIYNGTVEELAHTQDEIYLLRNGKVKGFNQETEDEITSIPPEENSGFRGLGMAENYVWCHKIDWGDDYLGLYRRSDSMDWTLNEYEFDLFMVPPLGSSEGKVDFMGMHNGEVVWDILTVNLSSGDTAREPWLHSDSSFVRKVVRVNGTKFTVNVFSSYDKDNPNGQFYLDDNWWSINVQNKEGQWIEYMPDRNDWYFDWDYLIALEKTSEGEVFLVFSDKDYFEYNSLDKKTVIKKYDFETDRFEDYLVWDELRDDLRYKDGLWTCRMEGVEMFSYDLINWFKRNFDGLPEAAEVEFLKRIGNRVYCSTKGNGLFTQDLSTSVPDLILANSLEVFPNPSKGNLSFKTESAIDNYRIINISGQTVDVGNINKVTDQHRLDLNHLERGVYILQLLGKNEVKYSSKIILN, encoded by the coding sequence ATGAAATACCTACTAGCTGCCATTGCAATACTCGTTCAGTTATTAGCTTTTTCTCAAAATTATAACCTTAGGCAATTCGAGAGCCTAAAGGAAGTAGAGGTAAACAATATTATAAACACGGGGGAGGACATCCTGTATGCTGCCACAGAGGGTGGAGTTTATAAAAGTGACAACGGAGGTCTAGATTGGGTGTTGTATAACACTGGACTTTCTCAAGTTAACGATGATCGCTGGAGAGTTACCAATGGAATTCAGGAATTATATAACACCCCTGATGGAATTTTCCTTATCACCAACTATCACGCCTTGTTTAAAGAGGTTAATGGAAGTTGGGAGCATGTGTTAGCCAATTATGAGGTATACGATTTAGCTTTTTACAACGGTGAGATGTACATATCAGGTGCCGAGATTGAAGACTCTTATTTCAGGGTTTTTTATAAAGTGAAGGACTTAAATTCTGAACCCGAATTTTTGAGAACTTTTGGGTACGATAATTTTATGAAAGCAGAACCCTTAACAGCGCTTTCAGATGGAATTATTCTCGGAGAGCCTGGCGGGGTTATTTTATACGACGGTGAAGGGTTTACAAAATTGAACTCGGAGGAGAATTTTATTATCCCTCACAATATTTATGGAACTAGTAGTAGCGATTTTTATGTGGTACATAAGCCTTTATTTCTCTTTTATCTCAGAGATAATTTATATCACTACGATGGTACCGAACTGAAACTTACGAGCCCCAAAGTATCAATTCCATTTTATGTTCACCATTTATTTACTAATGGTGAGGATGTATACATATCAGGGTATGAGGGGACTGAATTTACCTCAATTCCTAGAGTGTTAAAACTGGTTGAGGTTTTGGGTAGTGATCAATGGATTGAAACGAGCGGATATGCAGACGGAGTTACTCCAATTTTTAAGGGGATGGTTTCATTTGGGGTTTCAAATTACTTGTATTTTACCCAAAATGGCATTTGGTTTTCAGCTTCAAATCTTGGAGGAACTACTCAAAGAAGGGAGTCAGGAATTTACAATGGAACTGTTGAGGAATTGGCACACACCCAGGATGAAATTTATTTATTGAGAAACGGAAAAGTTAAGGGGTTCAATCAAGAAACTGAAGATGAAATTACTTCGATACCACCCGAAGAAAATAGTGGTTTCCGAGGACTGGGAATGGCTGAGAATTATGTTTGGTGCCACAAAATCGACTGGGGGGATGATTATTTAGGTCTTTATCGGAGATCTGATTCAATGGACTGGACTTTAAATGAATATGAATTTGATTTATTTATGGTTCCACCTTTAGGAAGTTCAGAAGGTAAAGTTGATTTCATGGGAATGCACAATGGCGAAGTAGTTTGGGATATTTTAACCGTGAATCTTTCATCGGGAGATACTGCTCGGGAGCCCTGGTTGCATTCTGACAGTTCCTTTGTAAGGAAAGTTGTTAGGGTGAATGGAACAAAATTCACGGTCAATGTATTTTCCTCTTACGATAAAGATAACCCGAATGGTCAATTTTATCTAGATGATAATTGGTGGTCAATCAATGTTCAGAATAAGGAGGGCCAATGGATTGAATATATGCCTGACAGAAATGATTGGTATTTTGACTGGGATTATTTAATTGCCCTAGAAAAAACTAGTGAAGGGGAGGTGTTTCTTGTCTTCTCCGACAAGGATTATTTTGAATATAATTCCTTAGATAAAAAGACGGTCATTAAAAAGTATGATTTTGAAACGGATCGATTTGAAGATTATCTGGTATGGGATGAGCTAAGAGATGACTTACGATATAAAGATGGCTTGTGGACTTGCCGTATGGAAGGTGTAGAAATGTTTAGCTATGATCTAATTAATTGGTTCAAAAGGAATTTTGATGGCCTGCCAGAAGCTGCTGAAGTTGAGTTTCTGAAAAGAATTGGAAATCGCGTTTACTGCAGTACCAAAGGTAACGGGCTATTTACACAAGATTTAAGTACTTCCGTACCAGATTTAATCCTAGCAAATAGTCTGGAGGTCTTCCCAAATCCTTCAAAAGGAAACCTAAGTTTCAAAACAGAGTCTGCAATAGATAATTATCGAATTATAAATATATCCGGTCAAACGGTGGATGTAGGAAATATTAATAAGGTAACAGACCAGCACCGATTAGACCTAAACCACCTGGAAAGGGGAGTTTATATTTTGCAACTATTGGGTAAAAATGAAGTAAAATACAGCTCAAAAATTATTCTGAATTAG
- a CDS encoding dienelactone hydrolase family protein, which translates to MKTLFSLFSIIVFSITALGQNKLCCKASANNQFAALSGDQEFVASHTFNEELPVVKSGTNIKMKVPGEAPANGYLIPANELTNKYIFVFQEWWGLNDHIKAQSEKYWAKMKGQVNVIAVDLYDGETATTADLAGELMKSREEKRLRAIVDAAFLYAGKDAEVATVGWCFGGGWSLQAAIRGKEKVKACVMYYGMPETDPSKLAKINAPVLGLFAEHDGWITKELVDKFEDRMRGLEKDITIVWYDAVHAFANPSNNEYNPMLAADAFVRSSYFIRKNLLD; encoded by the coding sequence ATGAAAACCCTATTTTCCCTTTTTTCAATTATTGTTTTTAGTATAACCGCCCTTGGGCAAAATAAGCTGTGCTGCAAAGCATCAGCTAACAACCAGTTTGCGGCATTAAGCGGAGACCAAGAGTTTGTCGCAAGCCACACCTTTAACGAGGAATTGCCAGTTGTTAAGTCTGGAACTAATATAAAAATGAAAGTTCCGGGTGAAGCTCCAGCAAATGGATACTTGATTCCTGCTAATGAGCTAACCAACAAATACATTTTCGTTTTTCAAGAGTGGTGGGGCTTAAATGACCACATTAAAGCACAGTCCGAAAAGTATTGGGCTAAAATGAAAGGACAGGTAAATGTTATAGCAGTTGACCTCTATGACGGAGAAACGGCTACCACTGCGGACCTGGCCGGTGAATTAATGAAATCTAGAGAGGAAAAGCGTTTACGAGCCATTGTGGACGCAGCCTTTTTATATGCTGGTAAGGATGCGGAAGTAGCTACTGTTGGATGGTGCTTTGGTGGTGGATGGTCTTTACAAGCTGCAATTAGAGGAAAAGAAAAAGTGAAGGCTTGTGTTATGTATTACGGCATGCCTGAGACGGATCCTAGTAAGCTGGCTAAAATAAATGCACCTGTTTTGGGACTTTTTGCCGAACATGATGGATGGATAACGAAGGAGCTTGTTGATAAGTTTGAAGATAGAATGCGTGGATTAGAGAAAGACATAACAATTGTGTGGTACGATGCCGTTCATGCTTTTGCAAATCCTTCTAATAATGAATATAACCCCATGCTAGCTGCCGATGCTTTTGTAAGGAGCAGTTACTTTATCAGAAAAAATTTATTGGATTAG
- the rimK gene encoding 30S ribosomal protein S6--L-glutamate ligase encodes MKIGVLSRNPKLYSTRRFVEAIEEAGHEAVVIDHLRCSLVAEFNNPQVLYNGKYLDDIDAIIPRIGSSVTHYGTAVVRQFEMMGKIVVNPSISIVRSRDKLRSVQIFSKYNVPIPKTVFASHSRYIDTIIEQIGGAPLVIKLLSGTQGIGVVLADTKKAATSVLEAFYGLNADILIQEFIKEAGGSDIRAFVVNGKVVGAMKRQGAEGEFRSNLHRGGSATPIKLSKEEKTIAIKAAKAMGLNVAGVDMLPSSRGPLVLEVNSSPGLEGIENATGKDIAGSVVKYIENQVNSKPKTDKVGA; translated from the coding sequence ATGAAGATTGGAGTATTATCCAGAAACCCTAAACTATACTCTACACGAAGATTCGTAGAGGCAATTGAAGAAGCGGGCCACGAGGCTGTTGTAATAGATCATTTGAGGTGCTCGCTGGTAGCAGAATTTAATAATCCACAAGTTTTATACAATGGAAAGTATTTGGATGACATCGACGCCATCATTCCAAGAATAGGCTCAAGCGTTACCCATTACGGTACCGCAGTGGTTCGGCAGTTTGAGATGATGGGGAAAATTGTGGTTAATCCCTCCATTTCCATCGTAAGGTCAAGGGATAAATTAAGAAGTGTTCAAATTTTCAGTAAGTACAACGTACCTATACCTAAAACCGTGTTTGCGTCGCATTCCAGGTACATCGATACCATAATAGAGCAAATAGGAGGAGCGCCCCTGGTTATAAAGTTATTGTCTGGTACGCAGGGGATTGGGGTTGTATTGGCAGATACCAAAAAGGCAGCTACCTCTGTGTTGGAGGCTTTTTATGGTTTAAACGCAGATATATTGATTCAGGAATTCATAAAAGAAGCGGGTGGATCGGATATTAGAGCTTTTGTAGTAAATGGAAAGGTAGTTGGAGCGATGAAACGACAAGGAGCCGAAGGTGAATTCAGGTCTAATTTACATCGAGGTGGATCGGCTACTCCTATAAAGTTGTCCAAAGAAGAAAAAACCATTGCAATTAAAGCAGCTAAAGCCATGGGGCTTAATGTGGCTGGAGTGGATATGTTGCCTTCTAGTCGAGGACCGTTGGTTTTGGAAGTAAATAGCTCTCCAGGATTAGAGGGGATAGAAAATGCAACCGGAAAGGATATTGCAGGATCTGTAGTGAAATACATTGAAAATCAGGTTAATTCTAAACCTAAGACGGATAAAGTAGGCGCATAA
- a CDS encoding PadR family transcriptional regulator, which produces MNIENAKAQMRKGVLEYCIMAILGRKECYTNEIISELKEAKLIVVEGTLYPLLTRLKNAKLLTYRWEESKSGPPRKYYTLTEEGQSFLLELDKTWEDLQNAVLKTTKRLGS; this is translated from the coding sequence ATGAATATAGAGAATGCGAAAGCACAAATGAGAAAAGGGGTATTAGAGTACTGTATCATGGCTATTCTAGGAAGAAAAGAATGTTATACTAACGAGATCATATCTGAACTTAAAGAGGCCAAACTGATTGTGGTTGAAGGAACTTTATACCCGCTGTTAACCCGACTTAAAAACGCAAAACTTCTTACCTATCGATGGGAAGAAAGCAAGTCTGGGCCACCCAGAAAATACTACACCCTTACCGAAGAGGGACAAAGCTTCCTACTGGAACTGGATAAAACCTGGGAAGATTTACAAAACGCAGTATTAAAAACAACAAAAAGACTTGGATCATGA